Proteins from a genomic interval of Ndongobacter massiliensis:
- a CDS encoding ABC transporter ATP-binding protein — translation MQRKRGGVNMQVPILKMENVEKNFGGVRAIDNFSVELEDQKIHGLIGPNGAGKTTIFNNITGIYKPDKGKIYFQGTEITGKAPYQVAQMGIGRTFQNIRLFSSLSVLSNVVIASNLDATYNLKDAFVRTKKYNQQEKEVREKAMGLLEVVGLADKAEERANSLPYGHQRKLEIARAMALDPKLLLLDEPAAGMNEEESLELVSFVLQIQEKFHITILMIEHHMDVVSNLCDHVTVLNFGKTICVGTPDEVKNDPQVIKAYLGG, via the coding sequence ATGCAAAGAAAACGGGGAGGCGTTAATATGCAGGTGCCGATTCTAAAAATGGAGAATGTGGAAAAGAATTTTGGCGGCGTCCGTGCGATCGATAATTTCAGTGTCGAGTTGGAAGATCAAAAAATACATGGGTTGATCGGACCAAACGGGGCGGGCAAAACCACCATTTTTAACAACATTACGGGAATCTATAAGCCGGATAAGGGGAAAATTTACTTTCAGGGCACGGAAATCACGGGGAAGGCCCCCTATCAAGTTGCACAAATGGGCATTGGGCGAACGTTTCAGAACATTCGTCTTTTTTCCAGCCTATCGGTTTTAAGCAATGTTGTTATCGCCAGCAACTTGGACGCCACGTATAACCTGAAGGATGCTTTTGTTCGAACAAAAAAGTATAATCAGCAGGAAAAAGAGGTACGAGAAAAAGCGATGGGCCTTTTGGAAGTGGTCGGCTTGGCGGATAAAGCGGAAGAAAGAGCCAACTCTCTGCCCTATGGGCATCAACGCAAATTGGAAATCGCACGCGCGATGGCCTTGGATCCAAAGTTACTTTTGTTGGATGAACCGGCTGCAGGAATGAATGAAGAAGAATCGCTGGAGCTGGTGTCCTTTGTCCTGCAAATTCAAGAAAAATTTCATATTACTATCCTGATGATTGAACATCACATGGATGTCGTTTCGAATCTATGTGATCATGTAACCGTGTTAAATTTCGGAAAGACTATATGTGTGGGGACGCCAGACGAAGTGAAAAACGACCCGCAGGTAATCAAGGCGTATTTAGGAGGGTGA
- a CDS encoding transketolase family protein has product MNKISTREAYGQALAEIGADSRIFVLDADLQCCTRTEKFAALYPARSRNVGIAEANMVGMAAGLATCGKIVFVNSFAMFTAGRAFEQIRNSVAYPHLNVKVIGTHAGVSVGKDGATHQCIEDIALMRSIPGMVVLSPCDANETRLMTKAMAQYQGPCYMRLGRLEVEQCTNQLPHYHFEWGKAARLREGKDLTIIATGLMVQEAIKSADALKELGFEARVLDMHTIKPLDEEAVLQAAEETKCIVTAEEANVLGGLGGAVVEVVSERCPVPVIRVGVQDQFGKSGDPYALLERYHLTHQDIVQAAQRAIRMKEQ; this is encoded by the coding sequence ATGAATAAGATTTCAACGAGAGAAGCGTATGGTCAGGCATTAGCCGAGATCGGAGCCGATTCGCGAATTTTTGTTTTGGATGCAGATTTACAATGTTGTACGCGCACCGAAAAATTTGCTGCGCTTTATCCGGCGCGTTCGCGGAATGTCGGGATTGCGGAAGCGAACATGGTAGGCATGGCTGCCGGTCTGGCGACATGTGGAAAGATTGTTTTTGTCAATTCTTTTGCCATGTTTACTGCAGGACGCGCTTTCGAACAAATTCGCAATTCGGTGGCATATCCGCATTTGAATGTTAAAGTGATCGGGACACATGCCGGGGTATCTGTGGGAAAAGACGGAGCAACCCATCAGTGCATTGAAGATATTGCTCTGATGCGGTCAATACCCGGTATGGTAGTCCTGTCCCCCTGTGATGCCAATGAAACCCGATTGATGACAAAGGCGATGGCTCAGTATCAAGGACCATGTTATATGCGATTGGGTCGCCTTGAAGTGGAACAATGTACGAATCAATTGCCCCACTATCATTTTGAATGGGGGAAGGCCGCTCGCTTACGGGAAGGGAAAGATCTTACCATTATCGCTACGGGACTGATGGTGCAGGAAGCCATAAAATCCGCCGATGCTCTGAAGGAATTGGGCTTTGAGGCGAGGGTTTTGGACATGCATACCATCAAGCCGCTTGATGAGGAAGCCGTCCTTCAAGCAGCAGAGGAAACCAAGTGCATCGTTACCGCGGAAGAAGCCAATGTGTTGGGCGGCTTGGGAGGCGCCGTTGTAGAAGTGGTCAGTGAACGATGCCCCGTGCCGGTGATTCGCGTGGGCGTTCAGGATCAGTTTGGGAAAAGCGGGGATCCTTATGCGCTTTTGGAACGTTACCATTTGACACATCAAGATATTGTGCAAGCCGCGCAGAGAGCGATTCGGATGAAAGAGCAATAA
- a CDS encoding branched-chain amino acid ABC transporter permease, which produces MLEVFNNINTAFCGLLGINSYHQGVIIMISINVIAVLGMSILTGFTRLFSFGNAGFMSIGAYTAAILTVEYHVNFLVAIMMGAAFAGFIAFLLGSITLRLKGDYFLITCLGFGECVRVLFNYTKDLTGGSAGYPGIPPYSNALFSALCAILAFFIAWRFIHSKYGRNLTSIRENEMAAEAVGIDAFRVKRMSFLFSAVYAGWAGALYGGYLMYIVPASFNLAKSCELITTTVIGGLGSLTGSTLGAMIVTLLPEIFRGLANYRMLLYGIAVVFIILFKPSGLYGYKEFSLKRTIRWFRNIPLRLQKRQEKNAKKTGRR; this is translated from the coding sequence ATGCTTGAAGTATTCAATAATATTAACACAGCGTTTTGTGGTCTGTTAGGCATAAATTCGTACCACCAAGGCGTGATTATCATGATCAGCATCAATGTTATCGCGGTTTTGGGAATGTCGATTTTAACCGGATTTACTCGTCTTTTTTCATTTGGGAATGCAGGCTTTATGTCCATAGGCGCTTACACCGCTGCTATTTTAACGGTGGAATATCACGTCAATTTTTTGGTAGCTATCATGATGGGCGCTGCTTTTGCCGGCTTTATCGCCTTTTTGTTGGGCTCTATTACGTTACGATTGAAAGGAGACTATTTTCTCATTACATGCTTGGGCTTTGGAGAATGTGTTCGTGTACTCTTCAATTATACAAAGGATTTAACCGGAGGTTCCGCAGGCTATCCGGGGATTCCGCCCTATTCCAATGCATTATTTAGTGCGCTTTGCGCCATTTTAGCATTTTTTATCGCTTGGCGCTTTATTCATTCAAAATACGGAAGAAATTTAACGTCCATTCGTGAAAATGAAATGGCCGCAGAGGCAGTCGGCATTGATGCTTTTCGAGTAAAACGCATGTCGTTTCTGTTTTCTGCCGTATATGCCGGGTGGGCGGGAGCGCTTTATGGCGGCTACCTTATGTATATTGTTCCCGCCAGTTTCAATTTGGCAAAAAGCTGTGAATTAATCACGACTACGGTTATCGGGGGCTTGGGATCCTTGACCGGTTCGACGCTCGGCGCCATGATCGTCACTCTTTTACCGGAAATTTTTCGCGGCTTGGCGAATTATCGTATGCTTCTCTATGGTATTGCCGTGGTGTTTATTATTCTTTTCAAACCGAGTGGACTGTATGGATATAAAGAATTTTCGTTGAAACGAACGATACGGTGGTTCCGCAATATACCGCTTCGCCTGCAAAAACGCCAGGAGAAGAATGCAAAGAAAACGGGGAGGCGTTAA
- a CDS encoding DeoR/GlpR family DNA-binding transcription regulator — protein MLKIERHEKIMEILHLRGSVLVTELSTKFSCSDETIRRDLKELEDNNELHRTHGGAFLTKKHDKSYPSEIRQVLLQAEKKTIVSKAVQLIHDNDFLFLDSSTTCLELCKSIIQANLSVTIVTNSLLLAQLCCSQKSDIDLVLLGGALRTHTLSTASAEALDQLMNYYADICFLSPPKISLEIGITDNRMNEARVRSLMMERSYKTVLLADHTKFQDYANLPISTLEKIDILITDATLANNWYAFAKKHSIQIEKVVNEKS, from the coding sequence ATGCTTAAAATTGAAAGACATGAAAAAATAATGGAGATTTTGCATCTGCGTGGAAGCGTTTTGGTGACAGAACTGAGTACAAAGTTTTCCTGCTCGGACGAGACCATCCGACGCGATTTGAAGGAATTGGAAGATAATAACGAACTTCATCGTACGCACGGAGGCGCTTTTTTAACAAAGAAACATGACAAAAGTTACCCGTCTGAGATCCGACAAGTCCTTCTTCAGGCAGAAAAAAAGACAATTGTCAGTAAAGCAGTGCAATTAATACACGATAATGACTTTCTTTTTTTAGACTCCAGTACGACTTGTCTAGAACTGTGCAAATCCATTATTCAAGCGAATCTCAGTGTAACCATCGTTACGAATTCACTTCTCCTTGCACAACTGTGCTGTTCACAAAAAAGCGATATCGATCTTGTCCTTTTAGGCGGCGCATTGCGCACCCACACGCTCTCTACCGCAAGCGCGGAAGCGTTGGATCAATTGATGAACTATTACGCGGATATCTGTTTTCTAAGCCCCCCGAAAATCTCCCTTGAAATCGGCATTACCGATAATCGAATGAATGAAGCCCGCGTTCGTTCGCTGATGATGGAGCGCTCGTACAAGACGGTGTTGCTGGCAGATCATACAAAATTTCAGGATTACGCCAACCTTCCCATTTCCACCCTTGAAAAAATTGACATTCTGATTACGGATGCCACGCTGGCCAACAATTGGTATGCCTTTGCAAAAAAGCATTCCATTCAAATTGAAAAAGTTGTGAATGAGAAGTCATAA
- a CDS encoding ABC transporter substrate-binding protein: MKGKKRFLSLLLALAMIVALGACGKNDSTSTESKEEKQETSEEMSEKSTGTSDGDTIKIGYVSDLTGATALWGTAGQYGAELAIKKVNESGGVLGGKKLELVPMDGKGEPADSVSAFKNLVEMHHIVAEIGTNFSSCNIPMASVADEVKVPIIGTAASNELVTVDENGKLHPYSFRMCFIDSYLGTVIGNYAYDTLGAKKAALFSVAGNTNSESVAKFLRDSFTAKGGEIVADEQCQEGDVDFRAQLTNIGAAKPDIVFVLMNDYAKNATFAKQAREMGIDCTLMGHDGWDSAQLAKEAEGALENCLYVSRIGFSTPEAKAFGEEVAKEYNITMEGECLFGHDGVMWLVDAINRAGSADPQAIRDALEQTDVFEGLIGTLVMDSKTHNPSMACAVYECHGEAFEFKEIIEAQKTK, from the coding sequence ATGAAGGGAAAGAAAAGGTTTTTATCACTTCTGTTGGCGCTAGCGATGATCGTTGCTCTTGGCGCCTGCGGAAAAAACGATTCCACATCGACGGAATCCAAGGAGGAAAAACAAGAAACAAGTGAGGAGATGAGCGAGAAATCAACAGGTACTTCAGATGGCGATACGATTAAGATCGGTTATGTTTCGGACTTGACCGGTGCGACGGCGCTTTGGGGGACTGCTGGACAATACGGCGCAGAATTGGCCATTAAAAAGGTGAATGAAAGTGGCGGCGTTCTGGGTGGAAAAAAATTGGAATTGGTACCTATGGATGGAAAGGGAGAACCGGCGGACTCCGTCTCTGCTTTCAAAAACCTCGTAGAGATGCATCACATCGTGGCGGAGATTGGGACGAACTTCTCATCTTGCAATATTCCGATGGCGTCGGTAGCGGACGAGGTCAAGGTTCCGATCATCGGAACGGCGGCTTCTAACGAACTGGTGACGGTGGACGAAAATGGGAAATTGCATCCGTATTCGTTCCGTATGTGCTTCATCGACTCCTATTTAGGAACGGTCATCGGCAATTACGCATACGACACGCTGGGAGCCAAAAAAGCCGCTCTTTTCAGTGTTGCCGGCAACACAAACTCGGAATCGGTTGCAAAGTTTTTGCGGGACTCCTTTACTGCAAAGGGTGGAGAAATCGTAGCGGATGAGCAGTGCCAAGAAGGGGATGTTGATTTTCGTGCACAGCTGACCAATATCGGTGCGGCAAAACCGGATATCGTCTTCGTACTCATGAATGACTATGCGAAGAATGCGACCTTTGCAAAACAGGCGCGTGAAATGGGCATTGATTGCACCCTTATGGGCCATGACGGTTGGGATTCCGCACAGTTGGCGAAAGAGGCGGAAGGGGCATTAGAAAACTGCCTCTATGTTTCTCGTATCGGATTTAGCACCCCGGAGGCGAAAGCATTCGGTGAAGAAGTTGCCAAGGAATACAATATCACGATGGAAGGGGAATGCCTGTTCGGACATGACGGAGTTATGTGGCTGGTCGATGCGATCAATCGTGCCGGCTCGGCGGATCCCCAAGCAATACGCGATGCTTTGGAGCAGACAGATGTTTTCGAAGGCTTGATCGGTACATTGGTGATGGATTCAAAGACCCATAATCCTTCCATGGCGTGTGCTGTATATGAATGCCACGGGGAAGCCTTTGAATTCAAGGAAATTATTGAAGCGCAGAAGACGAAGTAA
- a CDS encoding amidohydrolase codes for MLKISDFGKQYSEYVISKRREFHKMPEISLQEYETSKKVVAELKEIGIEGRIVSDTGVLAEIQGEKPGKCVALRADMDALAVTEQTGLPFASENEGVMHACGHDNHMAMLLGAAKILYAIRDEIPGTVRLIFEPAEEVAKGAKKMIAAGAMEGVDSIFGIHVWSDIPAGKISVQEGPIMASADFYTIDIVGKSCHGSKPDQGVDAIVAGAALVNNLQSIVSREINPLEPVVVSIGEFHAGEQSNVLAGKAHLSGTTRTFNDEIRERLPQVMQRIVQHTGETFRAEMKLNYTMGSSVVINDPLGTRVAQSAVRAVLGEEAFYHYEKTPGGENFSEYLHEAPGCFALLGVRNEDCHAIYPQHSCYYNVDESVLIQGSMIEAQYAINFLTGNF; via the coding sequence ATGTTGAAAATATCCGATTTTGGCAAACAATATAGTGAATATGTCATTTCCAAGCGCAGAGAATTTCATAAAATGCCAGAAATCAGTCTTCAGGAATACGAAACCAGTAAAAAGGTGGTTGCAGAACTTAAAGAAATCGGCATAGAAGGGCGTATTGTATCAGACACCGGCGTACTGGCAGAAATCCAAGGAGAAAAGCCGGGAAAGTGCGTGGCTTTGCGGGCGGATATGGATGCGCTGGCAGTTACAGAACAGACGGGGCTTCCTTTTGCCTCAGAGAATGAAGGCGTTATGCATGCCTGTGGTCATGATAATCACATGGCCATGTTATTGGGGGCGGCGAAAATTTTGTATGCGATACGCGATGAAATTCCGGGTACGGTGCGCCTCATTTTTGAGCCGGCGGAAGAAGTCGCAAAAGGAGCGAAAAAAATGATTGCTGCAGGCGCTATGGAAGGCGTCGACTCCATTTTCGGGATTCATGTGTGGAGCGATATTCCGGCAGGAAAGATTTCTGTGCAGGAAGGTCCCATTATGGCTTCCGCCGATTTTTATACGATTGACATTGTCGGAAAAAGCTGTCACGGTTCGAAACCGGATCAGGGGGTTGATGCTATTGTAGCCGGAGCGGCATTGGTGAATAATTTACAAAGCATTGTAAGCCGAGAAATCAATCCTTTAGAGCCGGTGGTTGTTTCGATTGGAGAGTTTCATGCAGGCGAGCAGTCCAATGTTTTGGCAGGAAAGGCACACTTGTCCGGGACGACGCGCACTTTTAACGATGAAATTCGAGAGCGATTGCCGCAAGTAATGCAACGCATTGTGCAACATACCGGAGAAACATTCCGGGCGGAGATGAAGCTGAATTACACAATGGGCTCCTCGGTGGTGATCAACGATCCGCTGGGAACGCGTGTAGCGCAATCGGCGGTTCGTGCGGTTTTGGGTGAAGAAGCCTTTTATCATTATGAAAAAACACCGGGCGGCGAAAATTTTTCCGAATATCTCCATGAAGCACCGGGCTGTTTTGCGTTACTTGGTGTGCGGAATGAAGACTGTCATGCGATTTATCCGCAACATAGTTGTTATTACAATGTGGATGAGTCAGTTCTCATTCAAGGTTCTATGATTGAAGCGCAGTATGCCATAAACTTTTTAACGGGGAATTTTTAA
- a CDS encoding transketolase translates to MEENKRTELNFIAAKARRSALEMVYRAHSGHLGGSFSLCEILSVLYFDTMKIDPSAPSDPNRDRFVLSKGHCTPALYSILAMRGYFPEALLSTFRDIDSPLSGHAEMRHVPGVDMSTGSLGQGISAAVGMALAAKVDKKEYRVYAVLGDGELEEGQVWEAAMAAGHYGLDQLCVFVDNNNIQIDGTLEQIMSPYPIDKKFAAFGWNVEYCDGHNVESIHEALQKAKVVQGKPTVIIATTVKGKGVSFMEDTNEWHGNDPDADQYAVAAQELDALVQKASREVQANE, encoded by the coding sequence ATGGAAGAAAACAAGAGAACAGAATTGAACTTTATCGCGGCAAAGGCGCGACGCAGTGCACTAGAAATGGTTTATAGAGCCCACTCGGGTCACTTGGGGGGCTCTTTTTCGCTATGTGAAATTCTTTCGGTGCTCTACTTTGATACCATGAAGATCGATCCCAGTGCGCCTTCGGATCCGAATCGCGATCGTTTTGTTTTGAGCAAAGGACATTGCACGCCGGCTCTTTACTCGATTTTAGCGATGCGCGGCTATTTTCCGGAGGCCCTGCTCTCCACTTTTCGCGATATTGACAGCCCTTTATCGGGACATGCGGAAATGCGCCATGTGCCCGGGGTGGATATGTCGACGGGCAGTCTCGGTCAGGGAATTTCCGCAGCTGTGGGAATGGCATTAGCGGCAAAGGTCGACAAAAAGGAGTATCGGGTCTATGCGGTTTTAGGGGATGGAGAATTGGAAGAAGGCCAAGTATGGGAAGCGGCCATGGCGGCCGGTCATTATGGGCTCGATCAGCTTTGCGTGTTTGTAGACAATAATAATATTCAGATTGACGGAACACTTGAGCAAATTATGTCGCCGTATCCGATTGACAAAAAATTTGCTGCTTTCGGCTGGAATGTCGAGTACTGTGACGGTCATAATGTGGAAAGCATACACGAGGCATTACAGAAAGCAAAAGTGGTGCAAGGAAAGCCGACCGTGATTATTGCTACAACCGTGAAAGGAAAAGGCGTTTCATTCATGGAAGATACGAATGAATGGCATGGCAATGATCCGGACGCCGACCAATACGCGGTCGCTGCGCAGGAATTGGATGCCCTCGTACAAAAGGCGAGTCGGGAGGTGCAGGCGAATGAATAA
- the rpiB gene encoding ribose 5-phosphate isomerase B, protein MEDIIYIACDDSGLQAKEEIIAYLQQHHYEYLDCGSGAEPSRYPYYAAKVAAAVSQGKIRRGILICATGIGMSIAANKFRGVRASLVTDPYAAQLTRRHNNSNVLCLAGQMSGPWTICKILENWLTTDYEGGKHQASVALIEQMEATMMGEARWCPEEIPYSPFEWKD, encoded by the coding sequence ATGGAAGACATTATTTATATTGCATGTGATGATTCCGGATTGCAGGCGAAAGAGGAGATCATCGCTTATCTACAGCAACATCATTACGAGTATCTCGATTGCGGAAGCGGGGCAGAGCCCTCCCGCTATCCATATTATGCAGCAAAGGTAGCTGCCGCCGTTTCACAGGGAAAAATTCGTCGAGGTATTTTAATTTGTGCGACCGGGATTGGCATGAGCATTGCGGCGAATAAGTTTCGAGGGGTGCGCGCCAGTCTAGTTACCGATCCCTATGCCGCTCAACTGACACGTCGACACAATAATTCTAATGTGCTCTGCCTTGCGGGGCAAATGTCGGGGCCTTGGACGATTTGTAAAATTCTGGAGAATTGGTTGACGACAGACTACGAGGGCGGAAAGCATCAAGCATCCGTAGCGCTTATTGAGCAGATGGAAGCTACCATGATGGGGGAAGCGCGCTGGTGTCCGGAGGAGATTCCCTATTCCCCTTTTGAGTGGAAGGATTGA
- a CDS encoding branched-chain amino acid ABC transporter permease, translating into MFLQQLVTGISVGGIYALLATGYSLIYSLLDFSNWAHGEFAMISAYAAIVLSNILGTPFLIAAVGGMLGGALISYLCELFAYRRIRRNGAPNMFLMIAAMGLSNVFQQAANLIFSGQYRSFNYKLPVSTIQVASAYIGVLDLISLGITAVIIALLVYMINKTQFGLDVRAIACNSKAARILGVRVDSCISRVFLLAGALAGVAGVLYGMKYNVYPTMGNVGLKAFIASVIGGLGSVPGAIVGAIILGVIETFVSAFVSSSLRDFFSFALLIILLLVKPSGLFGVDVQEKA; encoded by the coding sequence ATGTTCCTACAACAACTGGTGACAGGTATTTCTGTGGGCGGAATTTACGCTTTGTTGGCAACGGGTTATTCGCTCATTTATAGTTTGCTCGACTTTTCCAACTGGGCGCACGGTGAATTTGCCATGATCAGTGCTTATGCGGCTATTGTGTTGTCAAATATACTGGGGACGCCTTTTCTTATTGCGGCTGTTGGAGGTATGTTGGGCGGAGCTCTGATTAGCTATCTCTGTGAACTTTTTGCTTACCGCAGAATTCGGCGTAACGGCGCGCCTAATATGTTTTTAATGATTGCTGCAATGGGACTTTCAAACGTTTTTCAACAAGCGGCAAATCTAATTTTTAGCGGACAGTATCGATCCTTCAACTACAAATTGCCGGTTTCTACGATCCAAGTCGCCTCTGCCTATATCGGCGTTTTGGATTTAATCAGCTTGGGTATTACAGCGGTCATTATTGCACTGTTGGTCTACATGATCAATAAAACGCAATTTGGTCTTGATGTCCGAGCGATTGCTTGTAATTCTAAGGCGGCCCGCATTTTAGGCGTTCGTGTGGATAGTTGCATTAGCCGTGTATTTCTTTTGGCGGGAGCTTTAGCCGGGGTAGCCGGGGTTTTATATGGCATGAAGTATAACGTTTACCCAACCATGGGGAATGTGGGGCTCAAAGCTTTCATTGCATCCGTTATCGGCGGCTTAGGCAGCGTGCCGGGCGCTATCGTTGGTGCAATCATCTTGGGTGTGATTGAAACGTTCGTGTCCGCTTTCGTAAGTTCTTCATTGCGTGACTTTTTCTCTTTTGCCCTGCTTATCATTCTATTATTGGTCAAACCGAGTGGACTTTTCGGTGTTGACGTACAGGAAAAGGCATAA
- a CDS encoding ABC transporter ATP-binding protein yields MALLKVQDLEAAYGGIHALRGVSLEVEEGQIVAVLGANGAGKSTLLKCISSLMKPVRGTIEFMGKPIPSHPYEVVAAGLVQVPEGRQIFAKLTVEENLRLGSGLRKDAQGIKKDMERVYFLFPRLKERRNQYGGLLSGGEQQMLAIGRGLMAKPKLMTFDEPSLGLAPVLVTQVFEIIQEINKEGTSVMLIEQNAQRALEFCDQAYIMQVGKVALSGSGQELLANKALTKAYLGE; encoded by the coding sequence ATGGCATTATTAAAAGTCCAAGATTTGGAAGCTGCCTATGGAGGAATTCATGCTCTGCGCGGCGTATCCCTGGAGGTGGAAGAAGGACAAATTGTTGCCGTATTAGGGGCGAATGGAGCGGGCAAGTCCACCCTCTTAAAATGCATTTCTTCGCTCATGAAGCCGGTAAGGGGCACAATCGAATTTATGGGAAAGCCCATTCCGAGCCACCCCTATGAAGTCGTTGCAGCGGGGCTGGTACAGGTACCGGAAGGTCGGCAGATTTTTGCAAAATTAACGGTAGAAGAAAATTTGCGCCTTGGAAGCGGCTTACGGAAAGATGCACAAGGGATTAAAAAAGATATGGAAAGAGTCTATTTTCTCTTTCCACGGTTAAAAGAGCGGCGAAATCAATATGGCGGGCTATTATCCGGAGGCGAACAGCAGATGTTAGCCATTGGACGAGGACTTATGGCGAAGCCGAAACTGATGACCTTTGATGAACCTTCCTTGGGCTTGGCACCGGTTTTAGTGACCCAAGTGTTTGAAATCATTCAAGAAATTAACAAAGAAGGGACTTCCGTTATGCTGATTGAACAGAACGCGCAACGCGCCTTAGAGTTCTGTGATCAGGCTTATATTATGCAGGTCGGAAAAGTCGCCCTATCCGGCAGCGGGCAGGAGCTTTTGGCAAATAAAGCGTTGACGAAAGCTTACTTGGGTGAATGA
- a CDS encoding neutral zinc metallopeptidase — protein sequence MRWQNRRQSGNVQNRGRGRRAGGAVGGGLLLGLIVLLLTGNPLAALQVGLGGAQMGGDVVEESVSMSRQQEELYAYASVVLADTEDCWNSLLPQYGLKYREPTLNIFQDTVKTGCGIASSGVGPFYCPADESVYLDLSFYGEMQRKYDAGTGDFIMSYIISHEVGHHVQNLFGISERVHAQRGRISEAAYNDLSVRMELQADYLAGVVARYQEERGYLESGDIEEAIRAAWAIGDDKLQQQAQGTVTPESFTHGTSEQRMRWYQKGYEAGDLSAWDTFSATEL from the coding sequence ATGCGCTGGCAAAATCGCAGACAGAGTGGAAATGTGCAAAACCGAGGGCGCGGACGCCGAGCAGGGGGTGCTGTAGGAGGCGGTCTTTTGTTAGGACTCATCGTCCTGCTTCTGACGGGCAATCCGCTGGCGGCGCTACAAGTTGGGCTGGGCGGTGCACAGATGGGCGGGGATGTCGTTGAAGAATCGGTTTCCATGTCGCGCCAACAAGAAGAGCTTTACGCGTATGCTTCGGTGGTTCTTGCCGATACGGAAGATTGTTGGAATAGCCTGTTGCCGCAGTACGGCTTGAAGTACCGGGAGCCGACGCTGAATATCTTTCAAGACACGGTAAAAACGGGTTGCGGTATTGCAAGTTCGGGTGTGGGGCCGTTTTATTGCCCCGCGGATGAAAGCGTGTATTTGGACCTTTCTTTTTATGGGGAGATGCAAAGGAAGTATGATGCCGGAACGGGTGATTTTATCATGAGTTACATCATTTCGCACGAAGTCGGACATCATGTGCAAAATCTTTTTGGTATTTCCGAGAGGGTACACGCGCAGCGCGGGAGGATCAGTGAGGCGGCGTATAATGATCTTTCCGTACGGATGGAGTTGCAAGCAGACTACCTTGCCGGCGTCGTTGCGCGGTACCAGGAAGAACGCGGTTACCTGGAATCCGGTGACATTGAGGAAGCAATCCGAGCCGCTTGGGCAATCGGCGACGACAAACTTCAACAACAGGCGCAGGGCACGGTTACGCCGGAATCGTTTACGCATGGGACGAGTGAGCAGCGTATGCGTTGGTACCAAAAGGGATATGAAGCGGGGGACTTATCCGCATGGGATACGTTCAGCGCGACGGAATTGTGA
- a CDS encoding MBL fold metallo-hydrolase, with product MKISDHIYLVASGKWGFGISHPIDCNVYMIDTGEGCILIDSGVGLDTHRMDAIIESHGFHLNDIKAIFLSHYHGDHACGAARIRKATGCAVYAPAKEAEAIETGDEVATSIAPSKGGLYPKDFSYPKCPGVIGLNDQDKITIGNVTITVYMVPGHSLCDMVMYANIDGMKCLFSADSVFVCGQVLIQSLYDVSLYPYSQAMQKLAKLDVDALFPGHGVFCLEDGNVHIKTCAQKFATGLIPPQLSYFA from the coding sequence ATGAAAATTTCAGATCACATTTACTTGGTGGCCAGCGGCAAGTGGGGATTTGGCATCAGTCATCCAATTGATTGCAATGTGTATATGATTGATACCGGCGAGGGGTGCATTTTGATTGATTCCGGTGTCGGACTTGATACCCATCGCATGGATGCCATTATTGAATCGCACGGCTTTCATCTGAATGATATTAAAGCTATCTTTTTGAGTCATTACCATGGCGACCACGCCTGCGGTGCGGCGCGCATACGCAAGGCAACGGGATGTGCCGTTTATGCGCCGGCGAAAGAAGCCGAAGCGATTGAGACAGGAGATGAAGTAGCCACCAGTATTGCGCCGTCAAAAGGCGGTTTATATCCGAAAGATTTTTCGTATCCGAAATGTCCGGGCGTCATCGGCCTAAATGATCAAGATAAGATTACCATTGGCAATGTCACGATTACGGTGTATATGGTACCGGGGCACAGTCTCTGCGATATGGTTATGTACGCAAATATTGACGGGATGAAATGCCTATTTTCTGCCGACAGTGTCTTTGTGTGCGGACAGGTATTAATCCAATCGCTCTATGACGTCAGTCTCTATCCGTACTCGCAGGCGATGCAAAAGTTGGCAAAGCTTGATGTGGATGCACTTTTCCCGGGACATGGTGTATTTTGTCTGGAAGATGGAAATGTGCACATTAAAACCTGCGCGCAGAAATTTGCAACAGGTTTAATCCCGCCACAATTGTCTTATTTTGCCTGA